The Triticum aestivum cultivar Chinese Spring chromosome 7B, IWGSC CS RefSeq v2.1, whole genome shotgun sequence genome window below encodes:
- the LOC123160117 gene encoding vesicle-associated membrane protein 711, translating into MPILYAVVARGATVLAEHSAAATNAGAVARQVLERLPGGGADSHVSYTQDRYVFHAKRTDGITALCMADDAAGRRIPFAFLEDIHGKFVKTYGRAALTALAYAMNDEFSRVLSQQMDYYSNDPSADQINRMRGEISQVRSVMIDNIDKVLERGDRLDLLVDKTTTMQGNTVRFKRQARRYRSTTWWRNVKLTAALILLLLVIVYIALFFVCHGFTLPTCIR; encoded by the exons ATGCCGATCCTGTACGCGGTGGTGGCGCGGGGCGCGACGGTGCTGGCGGAGCACAGCGCGGCGGCGACCAACGCGGGCGCCGTCGCGCGCCAGGTGCTCGAGCGCCTCCCCGGCGGCGGCGCCGACAGCCACGTCTCCTACACCCAGGACCGCTACGTCTTCCACGCCAAGCGCACCGACGGCATCACCGCCCTCTGCATGGCCGACGACGCCGCCGGAC GACGTATCCCATTTGCTTTCCTTGAGGATATCCATGGAAAGTTTGTCAAGACATATGGCCGTGCTGCACTGACAGCTCTTGCTTATGCAATGAATGACGAATTCTCAAGGGTTCTCAGTCAGCAAATGGATTACTATTCAAATGACCCTAGTGCAGATCAAATCAACCGTATGAGAGGCGAAATCAGTCAG GTGAGGAGTGTTATGATTGATAATATTGATAAAGTCCTTGAAAGAGGTGACCGTTTAGACCTATTGGTGGACAAGACTACAACTATGCAAGGAAATACAGTTCGATTCAAAAGACAAGCTCGCCGCTACAGAAGCACAACTTGGTGGAGAAATGTCAAACTCAC GGCCGCGTTGATACTCCTCCTCCTTGTAATAGTATACATCGCCCTCTTCTTCGTGTGCCACGGCTTCACCTTGCCGACTTGCATCCGGTGA